The genomic interval CCCTAAACCacaaaacacacacgcacacacagacacacacacacacacacacacgccctccACAGCAGTAAAATGGCCAGAAGATTCTATTTCCTCTGAATGAAACAGAAGTTTGGAAAATTAGCAGCAAGGCAGCCAGTCAAATTCCAACTGTGTTCTCTTTCCCCATCCACAAGGACTTTAATGTTTCATATAATTAATTCTTTAGTGGACTGATGTGTAAAAATGCAATGGCTGAAAAATTTTGAAGAAGTTAGGTAATAAGAAAGTCGTGGCACAAAGAACAAATAAGGGAAGAGGGACAATTTACAACAAAGAACTGGGATCAGAGCGCAGAGAATAAGACAAGTAGGTAAACAAGGGAATGCTCTGTAAGAGGAAGGGCCACGGAGCTCGAAGTGCCTGGATTTCAATAGCTGTTGATCTGGGACAAGTTAATGTTTCATTTATCAAACAGAGATTAAAAATAGTACCTATTCGTGTTAAGAATTAAATGGCATGATGTTAAGTCTTGGTATATACTAAGTGATTAATACATATTAGTTAttacttttcactttttattatttttagataagttaaaaaagaaaatataaaggcaaTAGAATTtagataagttaaaaaaaattaaaaggcaataGAAGAGAGATACAAAACAGCAAGCTAGAGAAAAACCACAATGCAATTAGAGGGAAAcggagaaaagaaaaggcaaaaataaaaaaagacattaagaagATAAAACAGCAGCTGTATATAATAATTGGGATGGGAAGTCACTATCAAGTTAGtgggaaaaatagaaatgaatttatCAATTCATGAAGGTAATTATGGAATGAAGTGAAAATACAATGTCTAGTTGATAGTCTGCAGATTAGCTACCTGGCCTGCGTGCGCTTGGGGCAGCAAAGTTCCTGTCCCTTGGATGATGTCCTGGGCTGGCTACAAGTACAGTGCTTTAAGAACATTCAGGGGAGGGAGCCGGAGGACCCACCAAGTCCTACCCTTTAAGCTGTCTAatctaagataaaaacaaactacGAAAGTAGTTAGGAGAAGGGAAGAAGCAAGGTGGTATGGCACTGAAGTAAATcaagttgaaatgaagggaaaatgaGGAACCCCAATAAGGaataaactaccaaaaaaaaaaaaaaaaaaaaaaggaaaagaccgAAAATAAATTATCAAGCAAACGGCAAGGGAAAAAAGAGACTAGTGGGACAGCCACCAGGAAGTAAGTCCATCAAAGAAAAGTGGCcttagggaaaaaaggaagagcagAAATGGACAGCAAGAAGAAAACgcctgtgcaccactgcactccagcctgggcaatgtagcaaccCCACcttagaatgggaaaaaaattttgcaatctacccatcagacgaagggctaatatccagaatctatggataacttacacaaatttacaagaaaaaaaactcatcaaaagtgggcaaaagatatgaacagatacttttcaaaataaaacatttatgcagccaacaaacatatgaaaaaaagctcatcatcactggtcattagagaaatgcaaatcaaaaccacattgagataccacctcacaccagttagaatggcgatcattaaaaaatcatgagacaacagatgctggagaggatgtggagaaataagaatgattttacactgttggtgggagtgtaaattaattcagccattgtggaagacagtgtggtgattcctcaagcatctagaaacagaaataccatttgatccagcaatcccattactgggtagatacccaaaagattataaatcattatattataaagacgtatgcacatgtatatttattgcagcactgttcacaagagcaaagacttggaaccaacccaaatccccataaatgatagactggataaagaaaatgtgacacatatacaccatggaatactatgcagccataaaacagatgagttcatgtcctttgcagggacattgatgaaactggaaaccctcattctcagcaaactgacacaaggacggaaaaccgaacaccacatgttctcactcataagtgggtgttgaacaatgtgaacacaggggcaaagggaggggagtatcacacactgtggcctggGTGATGGGGGGTTAAGGGAAGAATagaagggggtggggggactggggagggatagctttaggagaaatacctaatgtagatgatggggtgatggatgcagcaaaccattaccatggcacatgtatacctatgtaacaaacctgcataatctgcacatgtacccagaacttgaaagcataatttaaaaaaagaaaaagaaaagggctcTGGAACAGAATATTTAGGTTTCAAGCCCCAGTTCTATGACTAAGGAAGGgtcacttaccctctctgtgtGCTAATTTCCTCTTGCAATTTTAATACAAAGAGACTGGCTTTGATGATCTAAGGACCAGTCTAGGACCCTCTTAGAATACTCTAATAAGACAGCTCTCCCTAAATCTAGCCCTTACTCTTCCTACTTCAGTTGCTGATGCATGGGGCCCTATTCAGCGGGTAGAAGTAACTCTGGGgaagtaaatagaaaagaaagactaGCAATGCAGGAGCAACAGAAAACACagggagaaataaagacacaaagtCATAAAAAAAAGGGACattcaaatgaaacaaaataattgcaaTTCTCTTAGGCTGATATCCACTATATTAACAGGCATTGTAccaatgaaaattttcttttgataatattacatatttattttatctttatgccCTTGTAAATGGTATTTAGTATCAACtcaattaaaatcttaaaacaaaaatatagcatctaatatgtatttttatctaACATCTGGATATGTCAGGAAGGGAAAAATGTAGccgtctgcctcaaaaaacagaaaactagaaaaaaaaaaaaaaaactcattcaaaagtagTCAAAGATCCTGTGGAGGTGAACcatcaaaaaccaaaatagacagaCAAAAACATCtaacaacagagaaaaagaaagtggtgAAGTTTTGCAGCTGGTGTTCCTATCACACTGGTGTGTTGCAGTTGGGTTACTGCAGTAGTCATCTGGGCAGTTGGGTCCCAGGTGGTACACAGCCTTGTCCAGTAATCACAATGTGAGACGGGAGtactaaataataagaaaatgaataatcttATTATCTTTTTAGATGGGCTCTGGCAGTGGCAAAGTCTGAGTGAGAAGTACTGGAATACTGACCACAGGATGAAGAGAAGTGAGAAAAAcccacctatatatatatattttttttaaaaaataaaggaacattTATAGCAGAATAATCAGAAAGAGATAACAGCAGCTGTTTATGTTCAAATATATAAGGGGAGGAAAAAAAGTGAAGCTCCCTGTTGCAATGCAGTGCTAAAAATAgatgatgaaatattatttgaactGGAAGGAATCTTAAAGGTTATGATAGTTCTTGAACACTTGTTTTGCAGTTTTGTGTGTACAAGTCTGTTTCCTGCTGGAGTGCAGGCCCCTCACTTATGTTACTTGTTTATGGACCCACCACGGAGTACACAGTGGCTGACAGAATGTAGGCACGTAATCCATGCTTGTTGAATTAGTGCATTTTCTTGAAACATTCATTTTGCAAATGTCCAGAGAGGCAAATGGAAACACAGATGGTTAATGGCCAAATGCCACCAGAGAGCAGATCCTGGGTGTCCTTGCCGCCAGTTCAGAGCTCATCACACCTCCTTTGCTGTCCTTTTTTGCTCTATGCATCACACCAAGGAACACAGAGTGTTCTGCAGGGAGCATGGTGTGGCCCAGGGGTTAAGAGCTGGTTCCACAGGTTCTGGTTCTGTCACTCTTTGGGACCTCAGCaaaatcattcctttttaagTCCCAGATTTCTTCTCTTGTGGTCAGATAAAATCATTTACATAAATTCTCATTTGAAAGGGGAGCATAAACCTACCCTACCTCAAAACTAATATCTGCAGTAAGtgtggtttttaaagaaaattttgaccTGAAATCACATTTCAAGATTTCTCACAATGACCATCTATAACAGCATGTTGAAAGATCTGAACACTGACCATCTATATGAACATGTTAAAAGATCTGAACaatgcttacaattttttttttcacaaagaaaagaattagacacttaaaaaaaaccCATCTGGTTTTTCTTTGGAGAGTGGTACTGAATGTTCAAAAAAGTGAGTTTTGAAggatttttaattcattatttcaaTTTGGCTAAGTCAACTTTTGCCTGCATACAAAAAGCTAATCTTTAGTTTCCAACCAGATTTGACCTTTCTGTCTATCTTTAGGGctttatttactaaaataaaggTTGTGCtttcaaaaagggaaaaaatttaaattaccacTATTCAACTCCAAAATGCTAAAACTCGAATATATATCTGTGTTTACTGGAAACAATCCGAAGTCTAATCTCTCTAGACTCAACAGACAGGAGAAAGGCCAAAGGCAGCTGCTTAAGAGGACACTGTGCGAGTGTGTGCCccatcctccctcttctcctcctcgtcctcccttCCCCTTGCTTCTGCACCTCCACAGCTTGCACAAAGGCCTCGTAGCATTAGGTGGTCCAAAATAGCCCTAGGTAAACACAGCACCTGTCTAAGCGACTAAAACACTTTTGCCTATTGGCTACTCTTTTCCTTCTGCGAAACTAATTCTCTAATTCTGAGTCTCCTACCAtgcatactgattttttttttttaattttacactaAACAAAAGGTGActtatttgtctttaattttctccctcctctctttaTCTACACAGTGCCTGTTGTAGACTCTCCCAGAAGAAGAATTTAAACAATGTATGTCTGGATTGCAGCTAAAATGAGGCTTGTGTTTTCAACTGAATTCTTAGATAAAGATTTAAGGGTTTTTTGAACAGTGCCTAATGTTGTCTTACAGTCCAGTAAGTGTAATAATATTCAATAACAATCCCTTAATTTGAACAAAATTTATAGCTTGCAATACATTGTTATATCATCTGATATTCAGATGCATGTTTAGGGTTAGATATTATTGTCCCCACTGGAGATGACACATAAATGCTAGAGAGTTTGTCACACCCAcgatcacacagctggtgagaaGCTGTGTGACTCCAAAAATCCAATGAACATAATTCCTGATTGAAGCCTCTTTTACTGCACAAAGCAGCAATGTTCTTCTGTTCCTTTTCCATtataacagagaaaagagaaataacttatttttattatagaagcATAAATaggatttctcttctttctatctctctctctctctctctctctttttttttttttttttggttctaaatATGATCTTACCAAAGACTGAAAGTCCTAAGAAGGATTTATAATAGTAACCTTTCCCAATCTGAAGAGAACAGGAGTATTGGGGCAAGTTCGTCCCCACAGTTCTGACACTTTTACGTTCCTATCTGAAGGTGTCTTTGCCCTGTCATGTGTTTGACCTGAAGTGTCCTGGTTTGAACAAGTAAAACTCACTCTTCCTATCAAGTTCCACGTACTGTATTTCCAGGGACTCCTGTTTGGGCATTTGGATTAACCTAGATGTCAGGAATCTATTTACTCTGATTTCATTTACCTAGGTGTAGGTGTGGAAGTTGATTCTTCTCTGGAGAAAGaatgcagacataaaaataacAGTCTTGTGGGATTAGCAGCAAAGTATAATGTGTTCAGTCTGAACAGGACTGGATTAAACACAGCAACTCCATTCAAGGAAGGAGTAACTGCAGCTCCAGAATCTGCCCCATCCTCCATAGAGATCAAAGTGTGtgtcaaagtgtgtgtgtgtgtgtgtgtgtgtgtgtgtgtgtgtaagatatATTAAAGACCTTGAAATCATCCTAAGAACGTGTTCTGatcatcagaaaacaaaaatgagagcTTAAAAAATATAGCCCCTTTGTGTAAGCTATTTCAAAAGGAAGATACAAGAGGGGAAAGAAGATTTTCTGCAGATTTTAGAAAATGGTCCTAACAAGAAAACATCTGTCTTTGCTTCTTCATACTTCTGGGGAGCAAACAGATTGAAGAGGTTTCCAATGATCTCCTAGGATGTTCAGTTCATCCTGTGCCTGGGGCTGTCATGAACAAAGAGTGAGTCTAACTCCACAAAATCCAAGCTGAGTTTTCGTTCTTTGCCCTGCCATCATTTTCCACAGGCTGAAGGGAGAGACTCAAGGTTCACTTCCCTTCTCCTGTCAAGTGGGAAAAAAACACTCAGGCAATCTGAAAAGGTCAAAGAGCAAAGGTCGACCTTAGGGACTCAAATTTGGGGAGAGGGAGAATCCTGGCAAGAAAATTACCCCCTTCGTAAATTGGATGCAGGCTTGTTCTATTCTGCCAAAACATGCATTTCTAGAGACAGCATCCTTTGTTGTAAATCTCTCActtcaaacacaaagaaaaaaatgttgttcTTACTCTCTTAAACCTTATTATTGAAGCGAAATTCACTTACCAGCAGTTGTTTCATTCCGCTTCCTGGTGGCTGCTCATCATCTGTGTTCTACCACAAAGCTCATGGTGGTGCCATCAAAGGAAGGGGGAGCAATGATCCGTGGCCCCAGGGGCTGTGAAGTAATGCTGATGACAGGCTTGCCATGCAGCTGGGTGAAGCCCTTGGCCCCTACAAGCTGGGATGTGGCTGCTGGGgctgaggaggatgaggaggctGGAGACTGACCAGAAGCCAGGAAGTATGGAGCCTCAGTGAACGTTGCAGCTGCCTCTTTGCTGGGAGACTCTGTTGCCATTGGGGAGAGCTCACTGCCTCCTGGAGTGTGAGCAATTGGTGTGGGCTGCAGGGCATTTGGGGGCAGCACGGTGGGCAAAAACCCAGGGTAAATCATGTAGGTGGGTCCATAAGCCCCAGGACTCAGGGCCAAGGGAGACACAGGGATGGACATGGGAGCCACAGCCTGCTGCTGGGAGGTCATGGGCACATCCACATACTGCCCTGTCTCAGGGTCAAACAGTCTCCGGGTCATAGGCTGTACTGGTGTATCCACCAGATAATACTGGCCGGTTGTCACATCCAGGAGCATCTTACGCTGGGTCTGCTGAGGCTGTGGCTGCTGGAAGGGGTCTGTGGGGACCGgagctgggcctgcaggtgcTGGGGCAGGCATGCTGGGTGGGGAGAAGCAGAGGACCTGGGGCTGGGCCCCCTGTAGGGCAAAGGGCAGTGGCGGTTGGTGGTAGATGGCGGTGGGGGGATGCTCAGGGCTCTGTGGCCCTGGGGGGGCAGCTACTGTCTCCCGGGGGTTGTCAGGTTTAGTACGCCAAGCTGGTCGGCTGGTTCCACTAACCTGAGAGCCTTTGGAGCTACTGGGGACCTGACTGCGGGCACTCAGTGGGGGCAAACTGCAGAGAGTGGCAGCTGAGGAGTTGAGGGGTCCCTCCCGGGAAGCCCCAGGCCTGCCAGGAAGTTCCCCTGCAGCAGAGCTTCCTTTGAGAGGGATGGTCAGGTAATTCTCACAGTCACTGTTGCTCTTCTCCAAATTGCTGCCACTTTTCCTGTTGGTCACCTCATCAGGAGGTGCCCGGGTGGCGGGAGAGATCTTGAGGGACCGGAGTCCCTGAGATTTGATGCCCTTAGCTGCTGAAGGACTCTCTGGAGAAGGTCCCTGTGGGAACTTCCCAGCGACACCCCCAGTTTTCTGAATGCTGCTGGCACTCACTGTGAACACATTCCGGTTGCTGGGGAGTggagggaggggctgcagggTTTGGGTTCTCTCCACATCCTTGTGGACTGGGGGAATGTAGAGAGATCGGGGTCTTTCCCTGGCCAGGTTCTCAAAGGCCGCTGCCCGCGCAGACACACTCTCAGCGCTGGGATTGGAGTTTCTCCGCTGCAGACGCTGTATGGGGGCCCCTCGCAGGACCACACCAGCTTTGTTTCCTGTGCCCCGCCCTCCTACCTCACCCAGCCGTTTGGACAGCCTGTCCTGGTCTCCCTCAGCACCCACtaccccttccctctcctcactGGCAATGAGCGACAGCACGTGGCTGTCCGTCATCATAGGCAAGGGGTCGCTTTTGCGCTTCCACTCGTTCCTGTTGAAGCTGTACAGCTCTTCCATGGACCTCACCGCTGCAGTCAGCTTCTCCAGGGCATTCCGGGCTGGCTTTGTggctttcccttcctccttgaCCTCCTCCTCCTTGAGCTTCTCTGGGGTCTTCTGGGTGGAAGCTTTGGAGACAATCTTGAGCACAGGCAGGTATGAACCCTGCTCAGGCTTATTGGGGGCAATGGTAGCCACAGGTAGCCTGCCAGATGCCCTGTGAACCAAGACTGTCCCTTCTGGGGAGGAGGAATTCAAGACTCTGCTTCCGCCCATTTTGCCCATGCTCTCCCTGGGCTCTCGGTCCAAGCTGTCTTCCCTCTGGTTCACTAAAGCCTGGCATGTAATCACCATGGGGGACAGGGATCCGGATCCGCCAGCTGCTGCAGACAGCTGCCTGGGGTTGGGTCCAGTCAGGCCCTGCTCTGGGGTAACACTGCCCTTGTCACTGCTATCCCCTGAACCTTTGATTAGTTTCCTGACATCTCTCACCTGGTGGAGGGGGCCTTGAGCCTTGGACTTGTCTCTGATGTCTCTCACCTGGAAATGGGGCACTTTTTCTAGGTTGTCTCCGCGGAAGAGTTTCTGCTGTGCCCTGCTGTTGTCCTCGATGGTCTTGAACAGGTTAGAGGCGCTGCCACCGGCCAGCTTGGGCGTGAGCAACTTGGCAATGTTGAAGTCTGAGCTCGGCTGCTGCACACTCCCCAGCCGGATCTTGATTTCAGGAGCCTTGGGTCTGATCACTGCGGTGGAGGTGGCCTGGGCAGCAGGATACTTGGTGGCCTGCTTCCCCGGCTGCTTGTCCTTGGGTGTCTGCTGGATGTTGGGGACGAAGAGGCGAGACATGATGGTGTTCTTGCTGGCGGAGATCTCCCCGAGATCAGCCCTCCAGTCGCCTCCTTTGGGCAGCTTCAGCTTCCGGATGGGGGCTTGCTCCTCCCGCTTCTCGGCCTCTTTCTCCTTCCACGACCGGAACGCACTGTTCTGACTGCGGAGGAAGATGCCCTTGACAGTCTCTGAGGCACTCTTTTTAATTTCGCACACTTCTGTGTGTCCATCGGTGACATTCCGGCCGGGTCCCGCGCTGCGCTCGCGAGGGgtactggctttgaagatgggggATTTGGTGCCGGCCACGGATCCCTCCCCGCCCGCATCGGACACGCTGACCACCGTGTACTCGGAGCCGGCCTCGGAGTGGCGAGAGCTCTGCCTCTGCAGGCCCCTCTCTCGCTGCCTCTCACTCCCGGGGCCGCCCTCCGGCTCCTTGG from Saimiri boliviensis isolate mSaiBol1 chromosome 3, mSaiBol1.pri, whole genome shotgun sequence carries:
- the C3H4orf54 gene encoding uncharacterized protein C4orf54 homolog isoform X2, with protein sequence MLSFHFWESRGQPTDAASSVADGIQTPRCGRRCQASNWTGQLSYRTLATVSARAAAPQPRTTSTTPSRSLPASFSLAAAPSQGLKNWEVVAAVAAVPTALGPVQTRGTLLRATLQPLRSQRGTQDFPSAHHCLFLWLNRGQGLIMETAPPEPNSKARQAEVGVGVSSAQDSQELKQQLWPLPKPSASSQREAKYVEMCASAEVQRESPRTMKLTLGHCPGGQRASRIPKEKAQDEPSSQKCKAPSPQKNPAFSELSRSQHSASEEGGNFSSSSSSSPVNKAKEDGLSKMEDSTTSAGALATSSSSLGFESESGESKVCQPLGGEGGKKSGGGEGGGKGEGRGGGGGAGDGTECRDIIAKSQGSRDPPKVEDAHYITTHEIQLSEVEQDMDFDVGLASRWDFEDNNVIYSFVDYASFGGSDETPGDITSPTEEDDDNSCYLSTTPSTNTTRTPSPTSSDLARPDAGRSGRNTSSTEVGSGPSDSGPTPPPTGPGTATQSESVPETPEVASGAAAAAASSCGSAASQILLSIKPASRAINEPSNVHAKQNIIYAAKHEGDMSLRVSTAAEHNSSLLKQNSAAAVAQDHAKKFIAVPARLQTRCGAIRAKELVDYSSGASSAVSELDDADKEVRNLTSRAFRSLAYPYFEALNISSRESSTTLSEVGFGRWSTFLDLKCGGVGARVEQSLLRSSAASVAAGLRKGSGARATADQLYIQSKKSQTKALEFVVSKVEGEIKHVETPLCFQKQVQTGSRVVTLLEPLNLRSDSKASSVPGPGRATKGPGKGPGSASTDDGSETSEGSKPASRADGPQKSKFASSLLKNVISKKMQREHEFKMERGEVTDTSHHLAGTSKEPEGGPGSERQRERGLQRQSSRHSEAGSEYTVVSVSDAGGEGSVAGTKSPIFKASTPRERSAGPGRNVTDGHTEVCEIKKSASETVKGIFLRSQNSAFRSWKEKEAEKREEQAPIRKLKLPKGGDWRADLGEISASKNTIMSRLFVPNIQQTPKDKQPGKQATKYPAAQATSTAVIRPKAPEIKIRLGSVQQPSSDFNIAKLLTPKLAGGSASNLFKTIEDNSRAQQKLFRGDNLEKVPHFQVRDIRDKSKAQGPLHQVRDVRKLIKGSGDSSDKGSVTPEQGLTGPNPRQLSAAAGGSGSLSPMVITCQALVNQREDSLDREPRESMGKMGGSRVLNSSSPEGTVLVHRASGRLPVATIAPNKPEQGSYLPVLKIVSKASTQKTPEKLKEEEVKEEGKATKPARNALEKLTAAVRSMEELYSFNRNEWKRKSDPLPMMTDSHVLSLIASEEREGVVGAEGDQDRLSKRLGEVGGRGTGNKAGVVLRGAPIQRLQRRNSNPSAESVSARAAAFENLARERPRSLYIPPVHKDVERTQTLQPLPPLPSNRNVFTVSASSIQKTGGVAGKFPQGPSPESPSAAKGIKSQGLRSLKISPATRAPPDEVTNRKSGSNLEKSNSDCENYLTIPLKGSSAAGELPGRPGASREGPLNSSAATLCSLPPLSARSQVPSSSKGSQVSGTSRPAWRTKPDNPRETVAAPPGPQSPEHPPTAIYHQPPLPFALQGAQPQVLCFSPPSMPAPAPAGPAPVPTDPFQQPQPQQTQRKMLLDVTTGQYYLVDTPVQPMTRRLFDPETGQYVDVPMTSQQQAVAPMSIPVSPLALSPGAYGPTYMIYPGFLPTVLPPNALQPTPIAHTPGGSELSPMATESPSKEAAATFTEAPYFLASGQSPASSSSSAPAATSQLVGAKGFTQLHGKPVISITSQPLGPRIIAPPSFDGTTMSFVVEHR
- the C3H4orf54 gene encoding uncharacterized protein C4orf54 homolog isoform X1 translates to MGHASGSHFLSEPPSKPHCILEGKGTRLHKKQHMLSFHFWESRGQPTDAASSVADGIQTPRCGRRCQASNWTGQLSYRTLATVSARAAAPQPRTTSTTPSRSLPASFSLAAAPSQGLKNWEVVAAVAAVPTALGPVQTRGTLLRATLQPLRSQRGTQDFPSAHHCLFLWLNRGQGLIMETAPPEPNSKARQAEVGVGVSSAQDSQELKQQLWPLPKPSASSQREAKYVEMCASAEVQRESPRTMKLTLGHCPGGQRASRIPKEKAQDEPSSQKCKAPSPQKNPAFSELSRSQHSASEEGGNFSSSSSSSPVNKAKEDGLSKMEDSTTSAGALATSSSSLGFESESGESKVCQPLGGEGGKKSGGGEGGGKGEGRGGGGGAGDGTECRDIIAKSQGSRDPPKVEDAHYITTHEIQLSEVEQDMDFDVGLASRWDFEDNNVIYSFVDYASFGGSDETPGDITSPTEEDDDNSCYLSTTPSTNTTRTPSPTSSDLARPDAGRSGRNTSSTEVGSGPSDSGPTPPPTGPGTATQSESVPETPEVASGAAAAAASSCGSAASQILLSIKPASRAINEPSNVHAKQNIIYAAKHEGDMSLRVSTAAEHNSSLLKQNSAAAVAQDHAKKFIAVPARLQTRCGAIRAKELVDYSSGASSAVSELDDADKEVRNLTSRAFRSLAYPYFEALNISSRESSTTLSEVGFGRWSTFLDLKCGGVGARVEQSLLRSSAASVAAGLRKGSGARATADQLYIQSKKSQTKALEFVVSKVEGEIKHVETPLCFQKQVQTGSRVVTLLEPLNLRSDSKASSVPGPGRATKGPGKGPGSASTDDGSETSEGSKPASRADGPQKSKFASSLLKNVISKKMQREHEFKMERGEVTDTSHHLAGTSKEPEGGPGSERQRERGLQRQSSRHSEAGSEYTVVSVSDAGGEGSVAGTKSPIFKASTPRERSAGPGRNVTDGHTEVCEIKKSASETVKGIFLRSQNSAFRSWKEKEAEKREEQAPIRKLKLPKGGDWRADLGEISASKNTIMSRLFVPNIQQTPKDKQPGKQATKYPAAQATSTAVIRPKAPEIKIRLGSVQQPSSDFNIAKLLTPKLAGGSASNLFKTIEDNSRAQQKLFRGDNLEKVPHFQVRDIRDKSKAQGPLHQVRDVRKLIKGSGDSSDKGSVTPEQGLTGPNPRQLSAAAGGSGSLSPMVITCQALVNQREDSLDREPRESMGKMGGSRVLNSSSPEGTVLVHRASGRLPVATIAPNKPEQGSYLPVLKIVSKASTQKTPEKLKEEEVKEEGKATKPARNALEKLTAAVRSMEELYSFNRNEWKRKSDPLPMMTDSHVLSLIASEEREGVVGAEGDQDRLSKRLGEVGGRGTGNKAGVVLRGAPIQRLQRRNSNPSAESVSARAAAFENLARERPRSLYIPPVHKDVERTQTLQPLPPLPSNRNVFTVSASSIQKTGGVAGKFPQGPSPESPSAAKGIKSQGLRSLKISPATRAPPDEVTNRKSGSNLEKSNSDCENYLTIPLKGSSAAGELPGRPGASREGPLNSSAATLCSLPPLSARSQVPSSSKGSQVSGTSRPAWRTKPDNPRETVAAPPGPQSPEHPPTAIYHQPPLPFALQGAQPQVLCFSPPSMPAPAPAGPAPVPTDPFQQPQPQQTQRKMLLDVTTGQYYLVDTPVQPMTRRLFDPETGQYVDVPMTSQQQAVAPMSIPVSPLALSPGAYGPTYMIYPGFLPTVLPPNALQPTPIAHTPGGSELSPMATESPSKEAAATFTEAPYFLASGQSPASSSSSAPAATSQLVGAKGFTQLHGKPVISITSQPLGPRIIAPPSFDGTTMSFVVEHR